A genomic window from Algoriphagus sp. Y33 includes:
- a CDS encoding TolC family protein encodes MRITLPLICASIWMSSMGMQALHAQQTEKEPFAGGIEGFNLFEDISGQLPSLDSLVQIAISYSPSVQTAVHQSVTETERLILQKKFWTNHIQAFANVAAGNQGVFIAGVNESTVNTLSTGYRYGLSLNLPLYEFVSRPNRIKLAKSEIKTFESKAEEIKLTVEQGVIQNYFDLLVAQKVMIDQHTYFEQAKNSEQLSALRLRDNQVSFTEYTRIAEIKAIASEKYYKSYGEFMVAFHNLESFLGIKLYDLKK; translated from the coding sequence ATGAGAATCACGTTGCCTTTAATTTGTGCATCAATTTGGATGTCGTCCATGGGAATGCAGGCACTGCATGCCCAACAAACCGAAAAAGAGCCCTTTGCTGGAGGTATAGAAGGGTTTAATCTGTTCGAAGATATATCAGGACAGTTACCTTCTTTGGACAGTTTAGTCCAAATTGCCATTTCCTATAGCCCAAGCGTACAGACTGCTGTCCACCAAAGTGTAACGGAAACTGAGAGATTGATCTTGCAAAAGAAATTCTGGACAAACCATATCCAGGCATTCGCCAATGTGGCAGCCGGAAATCAAGGGGTATTCATTGCCGGGGTAAACGAGTCCACTGTAAACACCCTGTCCACCGGCTACCGGTATGGTTTAAGTCTAAATCTTCCTTTGTACGAATTTGTTTCCCGGCCTAACCGCATCAAACTGGCCAAATCAGAAATCAAGACTTTTGAAAGTAAGGCAGAAGAAATAAAACTGACCGTAGAGCAGGGGGTAATCCAAAATTACTTTGATCTCCTGGTGGCCCAGAAGGTCATGATAGATCAACACACCTACTTTGAACAGGCGAAAAATAGTGAACAACTATCTGCACTCAGACTAAGAGACAATCAGGTGAGCTTCACCGAGTACACCAGAATCGCTGAAATCAAAGCGATAGCCAGCGAGAAATACTATAAGTCCTACGGTGAGTTTATGGTTGCCTTTCACAACCTGGAGTCATTTCTGGGGATTAAACTTTATGATTTAAAAAAATGA